The following DNA comes from Musa acuminata AAA Group cultivar baxijiao chromosome BXJ1-4, Cavendish_Baxijiao_AAA, whole genome shotgun sequence.
AGGGAGAACAACATCAAGAACCTTATGTACCGTCCAAATAATTTACGAAGATTGAAATATAGTTTATGTTCATTGGGGAAATAAAAGAATCCAAATTTTTTAAATGACTCAACAATAAAGGTCCTATACAATTTGTctcaaaataaacaaaagaacCTAAATTATGCGTAACTCATCCAACTCAATGCATACCTTTAACTGAACTCTAATTCATCTACTTTTCGTTGAATCCCAAAATGTAGCCATACTACATTGTAGAACAAAGTTCTCATCAGTGTGATATTGCTATGATAAAAATCTTACCAATTCCTAATCCACATATTTGTATAAGTCAGACTTAACTTTTTTTGTCATTTCCTTGAACCTTTTAACTTAGTCGACAAAGGTTCTCAGCAAGGAACTTGACACCAACTTTGACAAAGAGTTGAGTATCTTGACACCCTATATATTTTTCCAAAATTTGATTAAGGTGTCAGTGATAGCTATTTAACTAAGAGTATAACAATCCATAGATTCTGATTTCGCATTCCAACAAAATAGACGTACTCCTGATCAAATGTATCAAAGAGATTATGCAAGCAGATGAGATCTGTGTCAGTATCATGGAACAAATGAATAAATCTGAGGTTAGGATGAGATTAAGTTGCACCAACTTAATAGAAAGCAAAATGGATTGATGGCTCTCTGGTTCACTTGTATTAAAATGGATCAGATTGACTGTTATACTGATGGTAGGCAATTGCTGAGGAGAATCTGCTAAATGTAAATTTTATGGAATAGCAAGCAGATGATCACAGCAAAAAGATAAACAAAGGAACGAAGAAAAGGGGAGGGAGGGGAAAAGGGGCAATCTTTACCGTCAGAAGCAGTGTCCCTGCCATGATAATCTCGTTCTTTGTCATCGGCCCCATCTTCTCCAGCTTCTCCCTAGCAAGCTTCGGTGCGTCGGGGCTGCTCTTCACGGTTGGTGGATATATCAGGTAGAGCAGCAATGGCACAACGACCAGCGAGACCAGGCCAGGCACTATTGCCGCCACCGCCCAGTCGGTCCATCCGATCGTCTGCTTGATGGCATTTTGAGTAAGGTTGGCGCTCAGGGGATTTGCGGCCATGGCGGTGAGGAACATGGACGACGAGATCACCGAGGTTTGGAAGCAAGTGAGCATGAGCCACGAGCCCAGCCGGTTTTCGGTCCCATCCCCCACGTTGCTTCCGCAAGCGACGCAGAGGGCCTTCACCAGGGGGAGGAAGATCCCCCCAGCCCTGGCCGAGACCGAGGGGATGGCCGGGGCGAGGAGGGCCTCACTGAAGACGAGGCTGTAGCCGAGGCCGAGGGAGGAGCTCCCGAAAAGGGAGACGAACTGGTAAGCGATTCGGTTGCCGAGGCCGGTCTTGATGAAGCCCCGGGCAAAGAAGAAGGCGAGGGCGATGAGCCAGGGGATGGGGTCCCCGAACGCGGAGAAGGCAGCGGCGAAGGGCAGCGTCTTGGTGAGGACGGACGCGCCGAGGCCCATCAGGGCGACGGCGCCCAGGGGGAGCGGCTGCGTGATGATGCCAATGATGGTGGCCAGGAAGATGGCGAGGAGCTGCCACGCGTTGCGAGAGACGCCGGAGGGGGCCGGAACGAACCAGAGGAGGACGCCAGTAGCAATCGAGGCGGCTAGGGGCTTCAAGGCTGCGCCCTGCCATGGGGCGGGGCCGGGTGCAGCGGCGGGTGCGGCAGAGGCGGCGGCAGAAGCGCGGACGACGTTGATCAGAGGACGGCGGTCATCGACGGAGGTCAATCCGGCGGGAAAGCTTTGGGTGGGAGCAGATCGGAGGCAGGGGAAGGAAGCGTTCTTACCGGAGGAGGAGGCGGGGGATCTGGAGATGAGGGACTGAGGGGGAAGCATGCGGCGGCGGCGGAAGGAGACGAGGGAATGGAGGTCGACGTTGCAGGTGAGGGCGGAGGCCGCCATGGACGCGGGGGGGCGGGGAGAGGAGGAAAGCACGAGACTCGAACTCGACCTCGGATTCGGCGGTGGAGCACACCTCTACAGCTAATAAAAACAGAAGCGCGCAGGAGGGTGCATATAACGTGGACCGGGCGGGGTGCGATCAGACGGTGAAGAACATCGGACGCAGTTTCGTGATCGGTTGTCCTGCAGTGTGGGCCGTCCGTCTCGACACGCGTAATCTCTTCTCGTACGTGGGATTGGTAGAGTTGATATGGGCCCGCGGTTGTTGTTGTGCGGTCGTGTCGAGGGGGCCGCATACATCAGAAGCCAGGTGGCGGCTTCTTGTTTGTGGCCTCATTGCACTCGACtgctattatattatattatattatattatattatattatattatattatgggATACTATATGTGAGATAGGAATCATAGTATGTCAGAATTGGGTCAAATAGAGTTTGGGCAGAACAATATTTTCCTGAGTCGAATTCAAACACCTAAGTTAATTGAGATTGGGTTCAGATTCCAGAGAAATTAGTTGGTGTCCCAATTGCAGCGATTTCTACTTGCAAGCAATTTGATAATTGAATCATGCTATTGAGCATACTTGAGGAAGGTGAGCCTAAAGACTTGATCGAAGACGAGTTTGAAGCTACGCACAAAGTTTGTGCTTGCATATGAAATAGAGTGAAAAGTGGTGCATCCACAAACGGTGAAAACAACGACTGAACACAGACACTGAAGTTACAAAGATGCAATTTCCGATGTTAACATTCTTCGCATGCCAAACAATCTATTTCGATGGTGCAAATCATCACTAGGGTGAAAGGAATTAGCGTACTTTGTTGCTTGATCAAATATTTTATGAAGTCAGTGTATAAGAAAGAGTTCTTCATTTAAATCGAAAGGACAAAGAAACAATTACAAGAGCCAAAGAAGATGGTTCCATTAATAAGGTTATGATAGATTCATCCTCACTTTAGATATGGCTGTTGGCATGTGAATGGACATGGCAAATCATTGATGTATTTTTCTGAACACTAGTACTATCATATTGGATAAAACATGACAAATAACAATCTTAAGAAAATATGAGTTGTCAAAATCTGTAACCCaagaaaaaattaattatgtAGATGTGATTTGAAGTCCTATACTTTTTTTCCAATGACTTAATTAATCCTACCTATACTTTTTTTCTTCAGAGGTCCAGTTCTCTTAGCTTTTGCTTTGAGCAAGCAGTGTTATATAGAGAGGATCTTGGATCATTCTCTCCATCAATGTagccatcaatatatatatatatatatatatatatatatacacacacacactcacactCACCATCTTTTGCAAGGGGGTTGGGTGGTTTGATACCTCCCAATGTTCTATCCCTATCGACCCAAAATGAGAACAAGCAgaaccaacaaacacagaaaactagGCAATGAATGAACCATAAAGAAAGAAGCGTCCACAGAGAAGTGATCAACTCAGAGGTGTAGCCTTTCGAGAGCAGCAGCTCTTCTTGGATTCAGGTGTGTGACTCACACACCTCAACCTGTCTCTTTCAACCCTCCCACAGGATACCTCCAAACCCCAAGAACAGTTCTGATGCCATGAGCCAATCCCCATGGTTTCTCCAGACCAACACAAATAGAAACCTGGAAGCTCCTGAAACCCCTACTATCACATTGGACTTGCATTGAAATGGCCATGACAAATCAGGACTGACAAGAAAACATGTTGTGGAGCCTGTGCATGAACTGGGACACACTATTTTAATCTGTGCATCAACTGTCTTTTGTGTCAATGGGTCTCATCAGCAGCTGTAAATCTTCTAGTTTGACTGCATTTGCCTAAAGCATGAAATGGAAAGGCCTAAATGAAGAATGGGGCTTCTCCGGTTGGTCCTAGAAATACTTGAGAGGCTTGTAAATTGATATGAGACAAAGAAAACCAGCACAAGTGCACTGATTGGATTGGCACAAAAGCAAGGATGGGTGAGGGTAAAGGGGCAGGGAAAAGAAGGAAGATGCAGAAGTTTCTTGTTGGTGTCACCTCCAGCACCAAGTAAAAGCTGGTTGACAGAGAAAAGGAGGTTCTGGAGATCATAAAGGTGGGCAATGGTGTTGGCTCCTCTATCTCCTTTCTCCTTTTCTCTTAGCTCTTACCTCCCCTTCTTTGCTCCCTCACCTCTAGGCCTTTGTGCATCGTCTCCTTCCTCTCCTGTTCTTGAGGGATGGAGGCTGGTGAACCAAATGTAGTGGAGAGTAGTGGTAGTGGGAGCACAGGGAAGTTTAGGAGGATATGTGTCTTCTGTGGGAGTAGGTCAGGAAACAGGCCATCTTTCAGCCAAGCAGCTCTTGATCTTGGCAAGCAACTGGTTAGACTCGAGCAGAAAGAAATGTCGTATACTTGTTTGCTCCAAGAACTCTTGTTTGCTTATTGATCTTCCTCCTTTCAGGTAGAGAGAAAAATAGACCTCGTTTACGGTGGTGGAAGTGCCGGCCTGATGGGTCTGGTATCCAAGACTGTCTTCGATGGTGGCTGCCATGTCCTTGGGTACACCTCACCACCGCCTCAAATAACTTGTGTTGTATTGTTCTTTCTGTTGCTCCATGTTTCTAATGCTTTGTTCCCACCAGTGTCGTTCCCACAGCTCTCTTGCCAAATGAGGTGAAGCTCCTAACCCTCCTCTTCTCAGTCTTACATTATCTCAAGTTGCAGGTGCAATTGCTGGTGTAGGTATcaggtgaaaccattggagatctGATCAAAGTTGCAGACATGCATGAGAGGAAATCAGAAATGGCCAAATGTGCTGATGCCTTCATAGCCCTTCCAGGTTAGGTTATACTCACAGCACAATGTTGCTCGCTCACATCCCTGTGCTTTGATAGCTATACCCATAAACCTAATCTCCCTAGGTGGTTATGGAACCATGGAAGAGCTCTTGGAGATAATAGCTCATTCTCAACTTGGAATCCATCACAAGCCTGTCAGTAACCAATCTTCTTGCCTGCATTAATCTTACATTACATCTGGTGGTTCCTGGTTCTCTAAAGCTCTTCAGCAGGTGGGTTTGCTCAACGTGGATGGGTACTATGACAGCTTGCTCGCCCTCTTCGACAAAGGAGTGGAGCAAGGGTTCATCGAGGACTCTGCGAGGCACATTGTTGCATCGGCAGAAAGTGCAGAGGAGCTTCTGAGGAAAATGGAGGTGggtgggaggagaggagaggatggAGAGAGCGCAGAGCCACAAGGTCTGGATTTTGCTGTGTGTATTCTACTACAGTTTTGGCTGGCTGCTGCATTATTGGATTGGGTGAGGGGAACAAAGATTTGCAGGGAAAAAAGCAGGGAATGATTTGTTGTTGTCTCTTGCAGGAGGATGTACCACTTGATGACAGCAGACAAAGATGGCAAGTGGACCAGTTGATGGTGGTATATGCACAGAGAGAGTGGCCATACAGTTCAGATGTAGCTGACTTCACCACTCTATTCTGTGTATCTATGTACAAGTACTGTCTTCATCTCTCCTAATTAACTGTATTGATagctgcatctctctctctctctctctctctctctctctctctctctctctctatatatatatatatatatatatatatatatatatatatgagtgatTGGAAATCTACATGATTGCTCTGGTACATTTTGGGTCTATCTCAGTTGGGAAAGAGAATATGGAGCATAGGATCATGATCAGATGATAGAGAGAGGAAACACATGTGCCCCTTGGGATGcattagctctctctctctctctctctctctctcaacctgcAACAAAATCATTATAGTAGCTGCAATTCACTATATGTGTATGAATCTAAGATGTTAATGcaagattaaaaaaatacaagAGAATATAAAAGCTTCAGCCCTTAAAATaatcttaaaataaatataatattgatgGTTTATATTGGAAATTTGAGTTCCCAAATTTCATGTTTTTCTAATAATTGAATTGGGAAATAATTATTCTTTTTAATTTCATGTTTTTCTATTACTTGTTAAAATTTCCTTTTGAACTTGAATTTGTAGCATACTGTTCTCTAGTAATTTTATAATAACTTTTCAATATTTATCAACCAATTAATACATATTTCTTTGTCCTTCTTTGTCTTCTCATCTGTTTCCTTTTCATTCATCAAAATAGCAATCTTACTTTGATTATGGACATAAAACAAAcatttgtcaatattttgatacATGTTTCTTGTTTCCTGTATCAACAGCTGTTTTGCTTTTGTTTCCCAATCCCCACTATTAGTGTCATTCCAAGAATTGCATTCCATCCTATACAATCCCAATTAAGAGGCCATTTCCTTGGACATAATTTTTTATGAAATAAACAAGTTATAAAATTTccactttttttgtttttttttggatAATTCACTTTATCATCACACTTGGTTACATAATTCTTTAAACCCATATGAGAGATTCATATGAGTCCAAAAAGCATAAAACCCATTTGGAATAGGTATTGTTTACTAATATCCTCATGAATCAGACCTGTGCCCATTTATATCCATATCCCTCTCGGCTTTTGATGAGCTTGCTTCAATTTGACAAAGACTTGTGTTCTTTCCTTGATTGAATGGTCAAGAACAAAACAAAATATAGTATAGAAAGCCTGCTTTTAGCATGTTGGCAATGAAGTCAAAACCAGGTGCTGCCTGAAGCGGTATGATGCTTGACTTGGCTCCAAATGCAATAGCAACCTCAATCAGCAACATGGTATGCTTCATTCTGTTCTATTTACCTTGTGTATATGGAATTATGAATACAATGTCAATTTAATTTAGGGTTACATCTGTTAGTGTCATGAATACCATCGACTGGTAAGTCGATCCGGTTGATTCATTACATAAGGTGTAAGCTCATCCTGGTATCTCCTTCTCGCTGATGTGGAGTGCTAATATGGAGGATCGACGAGAGTGCTAATATGGACGGGGGGACAATTCGTCGATAGTGATCTAGTCTTGAAACGAAGAGATTGGGTAAAGGAACGAGAGTCTCTTTTACTGCGGGGTCATCTCCTGGCTATCGATAATCTTACACAATAGGTTTTCACCGTGATTTTTCGGCTTGACACCTCTTATCCTTAAGTCAAACAGAAGGAAAAAAGGATGATAATATAAATAGTGTCATTGAGTGAGTCGAGAGAGCCCTTTCTTGATGTTGGCTAGGGGGTCGACATTTATACTTCTCCCCGAGGGTTGATTATACATAAATTGTTAATGACCATTGATACTCCAGTTAATCGATTCATCTGTCTCGAATAGCATGGGTTGACTATTCTAGTTCTACGTAAAGTAGGGTTGCTTTTGTACGACTATGTGTCGTTCCCAAGTTTGCTGTGTTATTTTGAGGTCATATTGTGCGTGTGCACCATGTCGACACTGAAACGCTATGTTGATTCCGAGATGATTGTTAGCTATTGTGAGGCTGACaccgaaatattttttattaacgtTAATCTAACACTTCGAGACACTGGAACCCATAATTAATGTTTAATTTTGTTATTTGGATATAAATTGGTTAACTCTCCAAGATTCTGATCAGATCACGTGCCGTCCATCTGTTGGCCCCGTGGCGAGCTGGCCACGCCACGTGTCCGTGACCCCTCCGTAAGTCACGTGGTGACGACGACGCCGACAGCGCCGTGTTCCCCCAAGCAGCCGAGCCGCCGACCTCTGACCGCGACACCGGCGGCCTCTCGTGCGCCGCCAATCCCGACTCCCATACCACCCACGTGTCCCCCGCTACTCCACGCCGCCGGCCTCTCGCCGGCGGAGGAGCGACGCGAGGAGTGGAGTGGTTGCCTCGTAGGCGTCCGCCCGCCCGTTCGCTAACACGGACGTAATTTTCTGGCTTAATTTACAAAAGTAGCCCTACGTCTCCTGCTGTGAGAATATTCCCGAGAGCTTTTTTTGACCTTCGGGAAACAGTGCCACCCGCGTTGGGTCCCGCATCGTTAACCTATTTCTCCAATCACCGCCCAGGTAAATGATCGGGCACGAACGGTGTGTTGGCGTAAAAGAAGGTACTACTGGTCTCTCTTTTAGCGGTTTCGTTAGGTTTTTTTACCACGAGAAGTAAAGTTCGAGAAAGAGTACTGTTACCATTTTCGGTAATTAAAGAAGGGTTGGGATGACAAATTTACCCTTCACCGTTAAACCTAATTAAGCCTAATCGCACGATCTCTTTAAGAGTTAATCGCAATCTGGTGGTGATAGCGTGTACAACTCGGGTAATTATAGGATAAGCTTCGAGGACAAGTGTGTCATTATCCTAAATGTGAGTGGCACGATGTGctacttttttttatttggaGAATTCTGGAATATATGAGAGTAAAAGAAGTTGAAGCACTGAATAGATGGAGT
Coding sequences within:
- the LOC135641709 gene encoding dicarboxylate transporter 1, chloroplastic-like codes for the protein MAASALTCNVDLHSLVSFRRRRMLPPQSLISRSPASSSGKNASFPCLRSAPTQSFPAGLTSVDDRRPLINVVRASAAASAAPAAAPGPAPWQGAALKPLAASIATGVLLWFVPAPSGVSRNAWQLLAIFLATIIGIITQPLPLGAVALMGLGASVLTKTLPFAAAFSAFGDPIPWLIALAFFFARGFIKTGLGNRIAYQFVSLFGSSSLGLGYSLVFSEALLAPAIPSVSARAGGIFLPLVKALCVACGSNVGDGTENRLGSWLMLTCFQTSVISSSMFLTAMAANPLSANLTQNAIKQTIGWTDWAVAAIVPGLVSLVVVPLLLYLIYPPTVKSSPDAPKLAREKLEKMGPMTKNEIIMAGTLLLTVGLWIFGGVLNVDAVTAAILGLSILLITGVVTWKECLAESVAWDTLTWFAALIAMAGYLNKYGLISWFSQTVVKFVGGLGLSWQLSFGILVLLYFYSHYFFASGAAHIGAMFTAFLSVASALGTPPLFAAMVLSFLSNLMGGLTHYGIGSAPVFYGANYVPLAKWWSYGFVISVVNIIIWLGLGGFWWKTIGLW
- the LOC135672001 gene encoding probable cytokinin riboside 5'-monophosphate phosphoribohydrolase LOG4, with the protein product MEAGEPNVVESSGSGSTGKFRRICVFCGSRSGNRPSFSQAALDLGKQLVERKIDLVYGGGSAGLMGLVSKTVFDGGCHVLGVVPTALLPNEVSGETIGDLIKVADMHERKSEMAKCADAFIALPGGYGTMEELLEIIAHSQLGIHHKPVGLLNVDGYYDSLLALFDKGVEQGFIEDSARHIVASAESAEELLRKMEVGGRRGEDGESAEPQGLDFAVCILLQFWLAAALLDWVRGTKICREKSRE